Proteins from a single region of Ziziphus jujuba cultivar Dongzao chromosome 1, ASM3175591v1:
- the LOC132799352 gene encoding uncharacterized protein LOC132799352 — protein MYRGLAEAILRGETDASSQGKRVILPSSFTGGARYMIQNYQDAMAICKWARYPELFITLTCSPKWPEVVHFVESRGLKPEDQLDILCRIFKVKLDQLVKDLRQNKIFGKVKADGYPIYRRRDNGRTIEKNGIALDNRYVVPHNHYLLLKYGSHMNVEWCNQSRSIKYLFKYVNKRHDQVTATFYGSANDSNVHGHMDEINMYYDCRYISPCEADWRIFDFDIHYRDPAVERLNFHLPNEKNIIFLDTDSIDAIMNQNTVSKSMFSALMDANKKYVEARELTYAEFPTRFVWKSSERAWHPRKHGFAIRRMFFVPLGCGNMYYLRILLNIVRGLRNFEEIMNRNGIQYNSLRDACYALGLLDDDKEYFDDLHLTDEEIKNYTLLEIEKILRSCGKSLRDFPMMHFLGTIDVSCCQNRLIQDELRYDRIALAEDHNKFVSNLTVE, from the exons ATGTATAGAGGTTTGGCAGAAGCAATTTTAAGAGGAGAAACAGATGCTTCTTCACAAGGAAAACGTGTTATATTGCCTTCTTCTTTTACAGGTGGGGCACGATACATGATTCAAAATTACCAAGATGCAATGGCAATTTGTAAATGGGCTAGATACCCTGAGCTTTTTATCACACTTACATGTAGTCCAAAATGGCCAGAGGTTGTTCATTTTGTAGAAAGTAGAGGTTTAAAACCTGAAGACCAGCTAGATATACTTTGTAGGATATTCAAAGTCAAGCTAGATCAGTTGGTAAAAGATCTCAGACAAAACAAGATATTTGGAAAAGTCAAAGCag ATGGATATCCAATTTATAGAAGGAGAGACAACGGAAGAACAATTGAAAAGAATGGAATTGCCTTGGATAATAGATATGTCGTTCCGCATAACCATTACTTACTTTTGAAGTATGGTTCTCATATGAATGTTGAGTGGTGTAATCAGTCAAGATCTATTAAGTATCTTTTTAAATATGTCAATAAAAGACATGATCAGGTCACCGCAACTTTTTATGGAAGTGCTAATGACAGTAATGTGCATGGTCACATGGATGAAATAAATATGTACTATGATTGCAGGTATATTTCACCATGCGAGGCAGATTGGAgaatttttgattttgatattcaTTATAGAGATCCTGCAGTTGAGCGATTGAATTTCCATCTTCCCAATGAGAAAAACATAATATTTCTAGATACTGATTCAATTGATGCTATCATGAATCAAAATACCGTGAGCAAATCGATGTTTTCAGCTTTGATGGacgcaaataaaaaatatgttgaagCGAGGGAGTTGACTTATGCAGAGTTTCCTACTAGATTTGTATGGAAGAGTTCAGAAAGGGCATGGCATCCAAGGAAGCATGGATTTGCAATTAGACGAATGTTTTTTGTGCCTCTAGGATGCGGTAACATGTACTATTTGAGAATACTTCTTAACATAGTTCGGGGATtaagaaattttgaagaaataatgAATAGAAATGGCATTCAATATAATTCTTTAAGAGATGCTTGCTATGCACTTGGTTTGTTAGATGATGATAAAGAATATTTTGATG ATTTGCATCTGACTGACGAAGAGATAAAAAATTACACTCTTCTAGAGATTGAGAAGATCTTACGAAGTTGTGGAAAAAGTCTTCGTGACTTTCCAATGATGCATTTCCTTGGTACCATTGATGTTTCTTGCTGCCAAAATAGGCTTATACAGGACGAGCTGCGTTATGATAGAATTGCTTTGGCTGAAGACCATAATAAGTTTGTATCAAATCTCAcagttgaataa
- the LOC107403640 gene encoding stress response protein nst1 yields the protein MASCAPFGCVLRDHNRRDRCRAEINARATQTALQKNLKNLVRNHLQTCVSISPETSQNQQQINDPDSSWIGNNEEERQTNDVDTLGLANSATSSPGPSTSRREDNNVLVRSDSLGEISSLRASSLVQIWERRLSKSHSMNSNASRCDSGTSCNEIASSAASSVDERFDVCPAPEDSFSAWNGERNAQSDQPCCSSSQEQSLDSGESERVRVADIIRRFTAANQVQSSLSSLSDDNSSTNASPSGEHERSSTPDQLEHRGFSPVTYSPRIRGRQAFNDLPMQIERDRHGELEKLVDRRLVSRFPQKDQIQSLLRHRLLQSNIAIHEQEGPESRSSQFNKQPQSSTIMHLRPQREIVNDTIDSDNSSIPITPNEGAHTHEANCTEQQSPVLEQNSLSYASEDLQENLNPSSDVTWQGIISETGNLESQKTTDSTTLSDGWYTNDAAEEVCNSENEMCRLRESQSTSSLQIPPSSLLGSWGCQDNEVGDESDLATSTSPTPSPHQHLPSQTYYHGTTQCSPARITSSIELEAIYDLRRHMEQLSHEMSELRKSMKLKEKEHHVKGHQRKAIVVYAGRCGHMCTCLKCAHELQRSSGKCPICGAPIVDVVRAYMDTNYPSIESRERFDNGFDQQGATAHSDNQTDSRSPQREIANDTIDSDNSSIPITPNEGAHIHEANCTEQQSPVLEQNSLSYASEDVQENLNPSSDIIRQGTISETGNVESQKTTDSTTLSDGWDTNDAVEEVEDNYQQYSETNYDWISDISRPRSHWEDRRKAWYQKMHNCNSENEICRLLERRTVSNFHCSAFRERIERLMVTHLERQVRQENEEEDEEQNHEQLMTFLQRRMHLAETQQQHQQELEKEEEQEQQQQQHLQELEKEEEQEQQQQQHLQEEEEEEKEEEIVNSGQYQEGSDYINQSTSSLQIPPSSLLGSWGYQDNEVGDESDLATSTSPTPSPHQHLPSQSYYHGTTQCSPARITSSIELEAIYDLRRHMEQLSHEMSELRKSIKVCMDMQMTMQQSIKQEVNSGSLLSILLPFIYTPIIQQLKTVFFLFKEKEHHVKGHQRKAIVVYATRCSPLYRCGHMCTCLKCAHELQWSSGKCPICGAPIVDVVRAYKDT from the exons ATGGCTTCGTGTGCACCATTTGGTTGTGTTTTGAGGGATCACAACCGGCGAGATCGATGCAGAGCAGAGATTAATGCCAGAGCCACGCAAACAGCATTGCAAAAGAACTTGAAGAACTTGGTCAGAAACCACCTCCAGACTTGCGTTTCAATCTCTCCTGAAACGTCACAGAACCAACAACAAATCAACGATCCAGATTCTTCATGGATTGGCAACAATGAAGAGGAAAGACAAACAAACGACGTCGACACCTTGGGGTTGGCAAATTCGGCAACTTCATCACCAGGGCCATCAACTTCTAGGAGAGAAGATAACAATGTTCTGGTTAGATCAGATAGTCTCGGTGAAATCTCAAGCCTTAGGGCTTCTTCTCTTGTACAAATATGGGAGAGAAGGCTAAGCAAGTCTCATAGTATGAACTCCAATGCAAGCAGGTGTGATTCTGGCACTAGTTGTAATGAGATTGCATCCTCTGCAGCTTCATCTGTTGATGAAAGATTCGATGTTTGCCCCGCGCCTGAGGATTCTTTTTCGGCTTGGAATGGCGAAAGGAATGCCCAAAGCGATCAACCATGTTGTTCTTCGTCTCAAGAACAAAGTCTGGATTCAGGAGAAAGTGAAAGGGTAAGAGTTGCAGATATTATTAGGAGATTCACAGCTGCTAATCAGGTACAGAGTTCATTATCTTCTTTGAGTGATGATAACTCTAGCACCAATGCATCACCGTCTGGCGAGCACGAACGTTCCTCTACTCCGGATCAATTAGAGCACAGAGGCTTTTCTCCTGTTACATATTCACCTCGGATCAGAGGGAGACAGGCTTTTAATGATTTGCCTATGCAAATAGAGCGTGACAGGCATGGAGAGCTTGAAAAATTGGTCGATCGCAGACTGGTTTCGAGATTCCCACAAAAAGATCAAATTCAG TCTTTATTGCGGCATAGATTGCTACAGAGCAACATTGCAATTCACGAGCAAGAAGGCCCAGAATCAAGATCATCTCAATtcaataaacaaccacaaagtTCTACCATCATGCATTTGAG GCCTCAAAGGGAGATAGTAAACGACACCATAGATTCGGACAATTCTTCCATCCCCATTACACCTAATGAAGGTGCACACACTCATGAAGCTAATTGCACTGAGCAGCAAAGTCCAGTGCTTGAACAAAATTCATTGTCGTATGCAAGTGAAGATCTTCAAGAAAATTTGAATCCAAGTTCTGATGTTACATGGCAAGGAATAATTTCAGAGACCGGAAACCTTGAGTCGCAAAAAACAACAGATTCAACCACGTTGTCTGATGGTTGGTATACAAATGATGCAGCAGAAGAAGTCTGCAATTCAGAGAATGAGATGTGTCGGTTACGCGAAAG CCAATCCACTTCTTCACTGCAAATCCCGCCATCATCTCTACTTGGTTCATGGGGATGCCAGGACAATGAAGTGGGTGATGAGTCTGATCTGGCTACATCCACATCTCCAACTCCATCTCCACACCAACATTTACCTTCTCAAACTTACTATCATGGTACGACGCAATGCTCTCCGGCCAGAATTACTTCTTCAATT GAACTGGAAGCGATATACGATTTGAGAAGGCATATGGAGCAACTGTCGCATGAAATGTCTGAGCTGAGAAAATCAATGAAG CTCAAGGAGAAGGAACATCACGTGAAGGGGCACCAAAGAAAGGCAATTGTTGTATATGCTGGGAG ATGTGGGCATATGTGCACTTGTCTAAAGTGTGCACATGAGTTGCAACGGAGCAGTGGAAAATGCCCAATTTGTGGAGCTCCAATAGTGGATGTTGTGCGGGCCTATATGGATACAAATTATCCCTCCATCGAATCCAGGGAGCGATTCGATAATGGTTTCGATCAGCAGGGTGCAACAGCTCACAGTGATAATCAGACTGATTCAAGAAGCCCTCAAAGGGAGATAGCAAATGACACCATAGATTCGGACAATTCTTCCATCCCCATTACACCTAATGAAGGTGCACACATTCATGAAGCTAATTGCACTGAGCAGCAAAGTCCAGTGCTTGAACAAAATTCATTGTCGTATGCAAGTGAAGATGTTCAAGAAAATTTGAATCCAAGTTCTGATATTATACGGCAAGGAACAATTTCAGAGACCGGAAACGTTGAGTCGCAAAAAACAACAGATTCAACCACGTTGTCTGATGGCTGGGATACAAATGATGCAGTAGAAGAAGTCGAAGACAATTACCAGCAATATTCAGAAACCAACTATGATTGGATTAGTGATATCTCACGTCCAAGGAGCCACTGGGAAGATCGTAGGAAAGCCTGGTACCAAAAGATGCATAACTGCAATTCAGAGAATGAGATATGTCGGTTACTCGAAAG AAGAACAGTATCAAATTTTCATTGCAGTGCCTTTAGAGAAAGAATAGAGAGATTAATGGTGACTCACTTAGAAAGGCAAGTACGTcaagaaaacgaagaagaagatgaggaaCAAAACCATGAACAATTGATGACTTTCCTGCAAAGGCGCATGCATCTAGCAGAAACTCAACAACAACATCAACAAGAATTGGAGAAGGAGGAGGAACAagaacaacagcaacaacaacatctACAAGAATTGGAGAAGGAGGAGGAACAagaacaacagcaacaacaacatctacaagaggaagaggaggaggaaaaagaagaagaaatcgtAAATAGTGGTCAATATCAAGAGGGCAGTGATTATATTAACCAATCCACTTCTTCACTGCAAATCCCGCCATCATCTCTACTTGGTTCATGGGGATACCAGGACAATGAAGTGGGTGATGAGTCTGATCTGGCTACATCCACATCTCCAACTCCATCTCCACACCAACATTTACCTTCTCAATCTTACTATCATGGTACTACGCAATGCTCTCCGGCCAGAATTACTTCTTCAATT GAACTGGAAGCGATATACGATTTGAGAAGGCATATGGAGCAACTGTCTCATGAAATGTCTGAGCTGAGAAAATCAATAAAGGTTTGCATGGACATGCAGATGACCATGCAACAATCCATTAAACAGGAAGTTAATTCAG GCTCATTGTTAAGCATTCTTCTTCCATTCATTTATACTCCAataattcaacaattaaaaactGTGTTCTTTTTG TTCAAGGAGAAGGAACATCACGTGAAGGGGCACCAAAGAAAGGCAATTGTGGTATATGCTACGAGGTGTTCACCTTTGTATAG ATGTGGGCATATGTGCACTTGTCTAAAGTGTGCACATGAGTTGCAATGGAGCAGTGGAAAATGCCCAATTTGTGGAGCTCCAATAGTGGATGTTGTGCGGGCCTATAAGGATACATAA
- the LOC107404722 gene encoding uncharacterized protein LOC107404722, which yields MPLSSTVIGALLGLGTQMYSNALRKLPYMRHPWEHVLGMGLGAVFVNQLVKWDAKLQEDLDKMLEKAKAANERRYFDEDDA from the exons ATGCCGCTAAGTTCGACGGTGATCGGAGCTCTGCTCGGATTAGGAACACAGATGTATTCCAATGCCCTCCGCAAGCTACCTTACATGCGCC ATCCTTGGGAGCACGTGCTGGGGATGGGGCTTGGGGCAGTGTTCGTAAACCAGCTGGTGAAATGGGACGCCAAGCTGCAGGAAGACCTCGATAAGATGCTCGAGAAGGCCAAAGCTGCCAATGAGCGTCGTTATTTCG ATGAAGATGATGCGTAG
- the LOC107403642 gene encoding LRR receptor-like serine/threonine-protein kinase GSO1 → MAQYFADMAMTKLVLLPVAFVLFMCLFSSGFVFCQGKVDRKSLTLRLLLEVKKSFVEDPESVLQGWSARNTNFCTWRGVSCGLNSVDDSVHVVGLNLSDSSLAGSISPSLGRLQNLLHLDLSSNRLAGPIPPTLSNLSSLQSLLLFSNELSGSIPSQLGELTSLRVLRIGDNGLTSSIPASFGNLVNLVTLGLASCSLTGPIPNELGRLSQLENLILQQNQLEGPIPAELGNCSSLQIFTVALNNLNGSIPGELGRLKNLQNLNLANNSLSGDIPSQLSELAELVYMNMMGNQLEGAIPRSLVQLGNLQILDLSMNRLRGGIPEEFGQMSQLVYLVLSNNNLSGSIPRKLCSNATSLEHLMLSDIQLSGEIPAELSNCHSLTQLDLSNNTLNGTIPVELYGLVELTDLLLHNNTLIGSISSSLGNLTKLQTLALYHNNLQGNLPREMGKLGKLEILYLYDNQLSGEIPMEIGNCSSLQMIDFFGNRFSGKIPITIGRLKELNFLHLRQNELVGQIPSTLGNCHKLTILDLADNGLSSGVPMTFSFLKSLEEFMLYNNSLEGNLPDALVNLSNLTRVNLSRNRLNGSIAALCSSHSFLSFDVTDNAFDHEIPSQLGNSPSLERLRLGGNQFTGNIPPTLGKIHELSLLDLSGNSLTGSIPAELSLCKKLSHIDLNDNILSGIIPPWLGSLPQLGELKLSSNRFSGPLPRELFNCSKLLVLSLDDNSLNGTLPAEIGNLSSLNVLNLNCNQFSGPIPPTIGKLGKLYELRLSHNSFGGDIPIELGQLQNLQIILDISHNNLTGQIPSSIGTLSKLEALDLSNNQLVGEVPPQVGEMSSLGKLNVSYNSLQGKLGKQFTRFPPEAFQGNLLLCGSTLGNCKVVSGNQQSGLSELSVVVVSAISTLTAVALLIFIAALFLKNRRKSFRRGREMSYTYSSTPPYTRRRLLFQNSPAKRGFRWDDIMEATHNLSDEFRIGSGGSGIVYKAELPSGETVAVKKISGKDDLLSNKSFTREVKTLGRIRHRHLVKLMGYCSNKGASPNLLIYDYMENGSVWDWLHGQPANSKKTRFLDWEARLRIAMGLAQGVEYLHHDCVPKIIHRDIKSSNVLLDSDMEAHLGDFGLAKALIEYDSNTESNTFFAGSFGYIAPEYAYSLKATEKSDVYSMGIVLIELVSGKMPTDAAFSVDMDMVRWVETHIEMQDSARQELIDPELKSLLPREEFAAFQVLEIALQCTKTSPLERPTSRQVYDLLRHVFNNRVVEFEKTNLDTD, encoded by the exons ATGGCTCAATATTTTGCAGACATGGCGATGACTAAATTGGTTTTGTTACCCGTTGCTTTTGTTCTGTTTATGTGTCTTTTTTCATCTGGGTTTGTGTTTTGTCAAGGCAAAGTTGATAGAAAGTCGTTGACTTTGAGATTGCTTTTGGAGGTTAAAAAGTCGTTTGTGGAAGACCCAGAAAGTGTTTTGCAGGGTTGGTCTGCAAGGAATACAAATTTCTGTACTTGGAGAGGAGTTTCTTGTGGGTTGAACTCGGTCGATGACTCAGTTCATGTGGTGGGGCTCAACCTTTCCGACTCGTCACTCGCCGGGTCGATATCTCCATCACTCGGTCGTTTGCAAAACCTGCTACACCTTGATCTTTCTTCTAACCGCCTTGCGGGCCCCATTCCACCTACCCTCTCTAATCTTTCGTCATTGCAATCTCTGCTTCTCTTTTCCAACGAACTCAGTGGTTCCATTCCCAGTCAACTCGGGGAACTCACGAGTCTCCGAGTTTTGAGAATCGGTGACAATGGACTCACGAGTTCAATACCTGCCTCGTTTGGTAATCTTGTCAATTTGGTCACTCTTGGTTTGGCCTCATGCAGTCTCACCGGTCCAATACCAAATGAACTCGGCCGACTCAGCCAACTCGAAAATCTAATTCTGCAACAAAATCAACTGGAGGGTCCAATCCCTGCTGAGCTGGGGAACTGTTCAAGCCTTCAAATCTTTACCGTTGCTCTCAACAATCTCAATGGGTCAATCCCTGGTGAATTGGGTCGTCTGAAAAATCTTCAAAATCTAAACCTGGCCAATAACAGCTTATCAGGGGATATTCCGAGTCAACTCAGTGAACTTGCCGAACTCGTTTACATGAATATGATGGGCAATCAGCTTGAAGGTGCAATTCCTAGGTCGTTAGTTCAACTGGGTAATCTTCAGATTCTTGATTTATCCATGAACAGGCTCAGGGGAGGAATTCCAGAGGAATTTGGCCAAATGAGTCAGCTTGTTTACTTGGTTTTGTCAAACAACAATCTCTCTGGTTCCATACCAAGAAAATTATGTTCCAATGCCACCAGTTTGGAGCACCTCATGTTATCAGATATTCAACTTTCTGGTGAAATTCCTGCAGAACTCAGCAACTGTCATTCTCTGACACAGCTCGATTTGTCCAACAACACACTCAATGGAACAATCCCAGTTGAGCTATACGGATTGGTAGAGTTAACCGATCTTTTGCTCCACAACAACACTCTGATTGGTTCGATTTCTTCATCCCTAGGCAACCTCACCAAACTGCAGACACTGGCATTGTACCACAACAATTTGCAGGGCAACCTTCCAAGAGAGATGGGAAAGCTTGGGAAGCTTGAGATTCTGTATCTTTATGACAACCAGTTATCTGGAGAGATCCCCATGGAGATTGGAAACTGTTCTAGTTTACAAATGATTGATTTTTTTGGGAATCGTTTCAGTGGGAAGATTCCTATTACAATCGGAAGGCTCaaagaattgaactttcttCATCTGAGACAGAATGAGCTTGTGGGTCAGATTCCTTCCACATTGGGCAACTGTCATAAGCTTACTATACTAGACTTGGCTGACAATGGTCTATCAAGTGGTGTCCCTATGACGTTCAGTTTCCTCAAATCTCTGGAGGAGTTCATGCTCTACAACAATTCCCTCGAAGGTAATCTCCCTGATGCTTTAGTTAATTTATCAAACTTGACCAGAGTGAATCTGTCAAGAAACAGACTGAATGGGAGTATTGCTGCATTGTGTAGCTCccattcttttctttcttttgatgTCACGGACAATGCATTTGACCATGAAATTCCTTCCCAGCTGGGAAATTCACCCTCTCTTGAGAGGTTGAGACTGGGAGGCAATCAGTTTACTGGGAATATCCCACCAACTTTGGGTAAAATCCATGAACTGTCGTTATTAGACCTGTCAGGGAATTCTCTCACTGGATCAATACCAGCTGAGCTTTCACTTTGTAAGAAACTTTCCCATATTGATTTGAATGATAATATTCTTTCCGGAATCATACCACCCTGGCTTGGAAGTTTGCCTCAGTTGGGAGAATTGAAGCTCTCCTCGAATCGATTTTCGGGGCCTCTTCCTCGAGAATTGTTCAATTGCTCCAAATTGTTGGTTCTTTCACTTGATGACAATTCTCTTAATGGAACTCTTCCTGCTGAAATTGGTAATTTGTCCTCCCTCAATGTCCTGAACCTCAACTGTAACCAGTTTTCAGGACCAATCCCTCCAACCATTGGTAAGTTGGGCAAGTTGTATGAACTTCGATTGTCACATAACAGCTTTGGTGGTGACATACCTATTGAGCTTGGACAGCTCCAGAATCTGCAGATCATTCTTGATATCAGTCACAACAATCTGACTGGTCAGATACCATCCTCTATCGGGACACTTTCCAAACTTGAAGCACTTGATCTTTCAAACAATCAACTTGTTGGAGAAGTCCCTCCCCAAGTTGGGGAAATGAGCAGCCTGGGAAAGCTTAATGTATCTTACAACAGTCTTCAAGGAAAGCTAGGCAAGCAATTCACTCGTTTTCCCCCTGAAGCCTTCCAAGGAAATCTCCTCCTTTGTGGAAGCACCCTTGGAAACTGCAAAGTTGTTTCTGGTAATCAGCAGTCGGGCCTAAGTGAATTATCAGTGGTGGTCGTTTCTGCTATCTCTACTTTAACGGCAGTTGCTCTGTTGATTTTCATAGCCGCCCTCTTCCTTAAAAACAGACGAAAATCTTTCAGAAGAGGCAGGGAAATGAGCTACACTTACTCGTCCACTCCTCCTTACACACGAAGAAGACTACTCTTTCAAAACAGTCCTGCAAAGAGAGGTTTTAGATGGGATGACATTATGGAAGCCACTCACAATCTAAGCGACGAGTTCAGGATTGGCTCAGGAGGATCAGGGATAGTCTACAAAGCAGAGTTGCCCAGCGGAGAAACTGTAGCTGTCAAGAAGATTTCGGGGAAAGATGatcttttatcaaataaaagtttCACAAGAGAGGTTAAGACACTTGGGAGGATAAGGCACAGGCATCTTGTTAAGTTAATGGGGTATTGTAGCAACAAAGGAGCAAGTCCAAACTTGTTAATATATGATTATATGGAGAATGGAAGCGTTTGGGATTGGCTGCATGGACAACCGGCTAACAGTAAGAAGACGAGATTTCTAGACTGGGAGGCAAGGTTAAGGATTGCCATGGGATTAGCTCAGGGAGTTGAGTATCTCCACCATGACTGTGTGCCAAAGATAATCCATAGGGATATTAAATCAAGCAATGTCTTGCTTGATTCTGATATGGAGGCACATTTGGGAGATTTTGGGCTGGCAAAGGCACTCATCGAGTATGACTCCAACACAGAATCAAACACATTTTTTGCTGGATCCTTTGGCTACATAGCACCAG AGTATGCTTATTCACTTAAAGCAACAGAAAAGAGTGATGTTTATAGCATGGGGATTGTTCTAATAGAGCTTGTTAGCGGAAAAATGCCGACTGATGCTGCTTTCAGCGTGGATATGGACATGGTGAGATGGGTGGAGACACATATTGAAATGCAGGACTCTGCTCGTCAGGAGTTGATAGACCCAGAGCTGAAATCACTATTACCTAGGGAAGAATTTGCGGCATTTCAAGTTCTTGAAATAGCACTGCAGTGCACCAAAACCAGCCCTCTAGAAAGGCCAACATCACGGCAGGTGTATGATCTCCTACGACATGTTTTTAACAATAGGGTGGTGGAGTTTGAGAAGACGAATTTAGATACCGATTAA